A genomic stretch from Sphingomonas faeni includes:
- a CDS encoding septation protein A, with product MTPTKPPLSPGLRMAVDYGPLAIFFAVNFLTPGLPIVRVVAATTAFIIATVAAMIVSKVKTGHISPMLWLSGALIVVFGGLTIYFHDQRFIQMKPTIIYAMFAAILTFGLVTGRPLLQSLLGTAYPGLSADGWRKLTRNWAVFFVFMAVLNEAVWRNTTWDFWVGFKLWGAIPLTLLFAFANIPMLLKHGLQTGDKAVTDLPPEG from the coding sequence GTGACCCCCACCAAGCCCCCCCTATCCCCCGGCCTCCGCATGGCGGTCGACTATGGCCCGCTCGCGATTTTCTTCGCGGTGAATTTCCTCACGCCTGGGCTGCCGATCGTCCGCGTCGTCGCCGCCACCACCGCGTTCATCATCGCCACGGTCGCGGCGATGATCGTGTCGAAGGTTAAAACCGGCCACATCTCGCCGATGCTGTGGCTGTCGGGCGCGCTGATCGTGGTGTTCGGCGGGCTGACGATCTACTTCCACGACCAGCGCTTCATCCAGATGAAGCCGACGATCATCTACGCGATGTTCGCCGCCATCCTGACCTTCGGCCTCGTCACCGGCCGCCCGCTGCTCCAGTCGCTGCTCGGCACTGCCTATCCCGGCCTGTCCGCCGATGGCTGGCGCAAGCTGACGCGCAACTGGGCGGTGTTCTTCGTGTTCATGGCGGTGCTGAACGAAGCGGTGTGGCGCAACACGACCTGGGATTTCTGGGTCGGTTTCAAGCTCTGGGGTGCGATCCCGCTGACGTTGCTGTTCGCATTCGCCAACATCCCGATGCTGCTGAAGCACGGATTGCAAACGGGCGACAAAGCCGTGACCGACCTGCCGCCCGAAGGGTAA
- the ftsY gene encoding signal recognition particle-docking protein FtsY: MSTTPTWHDKLIGGFKRTSDRLVGNLAGLGGARLDNATLDDIEEALIASDLGPETAGRIRHRLAEGSFERNMEELGIRVIVAEEVEKVLATVAKPIEIDAFPRPQVILVIGVNGSGKTTTIAKLAHLLMEQDYGVMLAAGDTFRAAAIGQLRTWAERVGVPIVTGPEGGDAAGVVWDAVKKATETGIDVLIVDTAGRLQNKRELMDELAKIRRVLGRINPESPHDIVLVLDATTGQNALQQIEVFKEVAGVTGLVMTKLDGTARGGVLVAAAEKYGLPIHAIGIGEGMTDLRPFDANEVSRIIAGVESVRK; the protein is encoded by the coding sequence ATGAGCACCACCCCAACCTGGCACGACAAGCTGATCGGCGGCTTCAAGCGCACCTCCGACCGGCTCGTCGGCAACCTCGCCGGCCTCGGCGGCGCGCGGCTCGACAACGCGACGCTCGACGACATCGAGGAAGCTCTGATCGCCTCCGATCTCGGACCCGAGACCGCCGGCCGCATCCGCCACCGCCTCGCCGAAGGCAGCTTCGAGCGCAACATGGAGGAGCTCGGCATCCGCGTTATCGTCGCCGAGGAGGTCGAGAAGGTCCTCGCCACTGTCGCCAAGCCGATCGAGATCGACGCCTTCCCGCGCCCGCAGGTGATCCTCGTCATCGGCGTCAACGGCTCGGGCAAGACCACCACCATCGCCAAGCTCGCGCATCTGCTGATGGAGCAGGATTACGGCGTGATGCTGGCGGCGGGCGACACCTTCCGCGCCGCCGCGATCGGCCAGCTCCGCACCTGGGCCGAGCGCGTCGGCGTGCCCATCGTGACCGGCCCCGAAGGCGGGGACGCGGCGGGCGTGGTGTGGGACGCGGTCAAGAAGGCGACCGAGACCGGCATCGACGTGCTGATCGTCGACACCGCCGGCCGCCTCCAGAACAAGCGCGAACTGATGGACGAACTGGCGAAAATTCGCCGCGTCCTCGGCCGCATCAATCCCGAGAGCCCGCACGACATCGTCCTGGTGCTCGACGCCACCACCGGCCAGAACGCGCTCCAGCAGATCGAGGTCTTCAAGGAAGTCGCGGGCGTCACCGGCCTGGTGATGACCAAGCTCGACGGTACCGCACGCGGCGGCGTTCTCGTGGCCGCTGCAGAGAAATACGGCCTGCCGATCCACGCGATCGGGATCGGCGAGGGCATGACCGACCTGCGGCCCTTCGATGCTAACGAGGTCAGCCGGATCATCGCGGGCGTTGAGAGCGTTCGGAAGTAA
- the mtaB gene encoding tRNA (N(6)-L-threonylcarbamoyladenosine(37)-C(2))-methylthiotransferase MtaB, which yields MSPAPAPEVISLGCRLNIAESETIRALVAGRDMVVVNSCAVTNAAVKATRVAIRRARRDRPEAQIVVTGCAAQIDPASFAAMPEVDRVVGNADKLTAQAWQTEAPVVVSDIMQVRETAPHLAASFSAHARAFVEVQNGCDHRCTFCAIPFGRGPSRSVPAGAIVDRIAGLVDSGHREIVLTGVDLTSYGPDLPGTPTLGQLVERILHHVPKLERLRLSSLDGIEIDDRLFALLTGEPRIMPHVHLSLQAGDDMILKRMKRRHSRDESVTLVERLKTARPDIAIGADLIAGFPTEDAAMFANTLALIDDCHIVHPHIFPYSPRAGTPAARMPQVEPEVRRHRAALLREAGEAARARWLQTLVGTSQDLLVERPGDRGHIGNFAEVALDEPAIPGDIVRITITGVTSDRLSATREPS from the coding sequence ATGTCACCCGCCCCCGCGCCAGAGGTCATCAGCCTCGGCTGCCGCCTCAACATCGCCGAAAGCGAGACCATCCGCGCGCTCGTCGCCGGGCGGGACATGGTCGTGGTCAACAGCTGCGCCGTCACCAACGCCGCCGTGAAAGCCACACGGGTTGCCATCCGCCGGGCCAGGCGCGACCGCCCCGAGGCACAGATCGTCGTCACCGGATGCGCCGCACAGATCGACCCCGCCAGCTTCGCCGCCATGCCCGAAGTCGACCGCGTCGTCGGCAACGCGGACAAGCTGACCGCACAAGCGTGGCAGACCGAGGCCCCGGTCGTCGTCTCCGACATCATGCAGGTCCGCGAGACCGCGCCGCATCTCGCCGCCAGCTTCTCCGCCCACGCCCGCGCCTTCGTCGAGGTCCAGAACGGCTGCGACCATCGCTGCACCTTCTGCGCGATCCCGTTCGGCCGCGGCCCGAGCCGCTCGGTTCCCGCCGGCGCGATCGTCGACCGGATCGCCGGGCTGGTCGATTCAGGCCACCGCGAGATCGTCCTCACCGGCGTCGACCTCACCAGTTACGGTCCCGACCTTCCCGGTACGCCAACGCTAGGCCAGCTCGTCGAGCGCATCCTGCACCACGTGCCAAAGCTCGAACGCCTGCGCCTATCCTCGCTCGATGGCATAGAGATCGACGACCGGCTGTTCGCCCTGCTGACCGGCGAGCCGCGGATCATGCCGCACGTCCACCTCTCGCTTCAGGCCGGCGACGACATGATCCTCAAGCGCATGAAGCGCCGCCATTCGCGCGACGAAAGCGTCACGCTGGTCGAACGCCTGAAGACCGCCCGGCCCGACATCGCGATCGGCGCGGACCTGATCGCCGGCTTCCCGACCGAAGACGCGGCGATGTTCGCCAACACGCTCGCGCTGATCGACGACTGCCACATCGTCCACCCGCACATCTTCCCCTATTCGCCCCGCGCCGGCACCCCCGCCGCGCGCATGCCGCAAGTCGAGCCGGAAGTCCGCCGTCACAGGGCCGCGCTCCTACGCGAGGCTGGCGAGGCAGCGCGCGCGCGGTGGCTGCAAACCTTGGTCGGCACGTCACAGGACTTACTCGTCGAACGCCCCGGCGACCGCGGCCATATCGGCAATTTCGCCGAAGTGGCACTGGACGAACCCGCGATACCCGGCGACATCGTCCGCATCACGATCACCGGCGTCACGAGCGACCGCCTTAGCGCAACACGAGAACCATCATGA
- a CDS encoding putative bifunctional diguanylate cyclase/phosphodiesterase — translation MTVKSVATRSLRNISREFMTGAVTGAALLLFVGTAGTAIVKALAQWHGSDEVIDHALIAALLLNAALILFGWFRYRALSEELSDLTDAGRHAHALAQRDPLTGFLNRRSLSDDGAPLFSSARRRGKVMAMLTIDIDHFKSVNDLHGYAVGDLLLAHVAETIAAIAPGTSLLARLGADEFACTFVFDSPRKNVADRIAERMVAGLALPFRTNGVDIHTSVSIGIALSDRDCTSIDALLRNADIALHAAKTAGRSRHAWFDTSMERSLQLRGELEAGLRSAIPAQEVVPYFEQQVDLTTGLITGFEVLARWEHPTRGTIAPDVFIPIAEQTGLIGELSLSIMRQAFAAARDWDAALSLSVNVSPLQLRDAWLAQKIIKTLVETGFPASRLEIEITESALLDNLPLAQSIVGSLKNQGIRIALDDFGTGYSSLAHLRALPFDRIKIDKSFVSSILDNPESMAIVNTIVRLGDSLNLPTTAEGIEDAAIEERLRAIGCAKGQGYLYGRPLGTAQVRRLLAEKRLLAQRPDRDAPPPRGIAPRLAS, via the coding sequence ATGACCGTGAAGTCGGTAGCGACGCGTTCGCTCCGTAACATCAGTCGGGAATTCATGACCGGTGCCGTCACGGGCGCCGCACTGCTTCTGTTCGTCGGCACCGCGGGCACCGCTATCGTCAAGGCGCTGGCACAGTGGCACGGTAGCGATGAGGTGATCGATCACGCCTTGATCGCGGCACTGCTATTGAACGCGGCGCTGATCCTGTTCGGCTGGTTCCGATACCGGGCGTTATCGGAAGAGTTGAGCGACCTGACCGACGCCGGCCGCCATGCCCACGCGCTTGCGCAGCGTGATCCGCTCACCGGCTTCCTCAATCGCCGCAGCCTTTCCGACGACGGCGCGCCCCTGTTTTCCAGCGCCCGCCGTCGCGGCAAGGTGATGGCCATGCTGACGATCGACATCGATCACTTCAAGAGTGTCAACGATCTGCACGGCTATGCAGTCGGCGACCTGTTGCTCGCTCACGTCGCGGAGACGATCGCGGCGATCGCGCCCGGCACCAGCCTTCTCGCGCGCCTGGGAGCCGATGAATTCGCCTGCACCTTCGTCTTCGACTCTCCGCGCAAGAACGTCGCCGACCGGATCGCCGAGCGCATGGTCGCAGGCCTTGCGTTGCCGTTCCGCACCAACGGCGTCGACATCCACACCAGCGTCTCGATCGGCATCGCCCTGTCCGATCGCGATTGCACCTCGATCGACGCACTGCTGCGCAACGCCGACATCGCGCTCCACGCTGCCAAGACCGCCGGACGCAGCCGTCACGCGTGGTTCGACACGTCGATGGAGCGATCGCTGCAACTGCGCGGCGAACTCGAAGCAGGTCTCCGCAGTGCGATCCCAGCGCAGGAGGTCGTTCCGTATTTCGAGCAGCAGGTCGACCTGACCACCGGCCTCATCACCGGTTTCGAGGTGCTGGCGCGCTGGGAACACCCGACGCGCGGCACGATCGCGCCCGACGTCTTCATTCCCATCGCCGAGCAAACCGGACTGATCGGAGAGCTCTCGCTGTCGATCATGCGCCAGGCATTCGCCGCGGCGCGGGACTGGGACGCGGCACTCAGCCTGTCGGTCAATGTCTCGCCGCTGCAACTGCGCGACGCGTGGCTCGCGCAGAAAATCATCAAGACGCTAGTCGAGACGGGCTTCCCCGCCAGCCGGCTTGAAATCGAGATTACCGAAAGTGCGCTGCTCGACAACCTCCCGCTCGCGCAGTCGATCGTCGGCAGCCTGAAGAACCAGGGCATACGCATCGCCCTGGACGACTTTGGCACCGGCTATTCGAGTTTAGCGCATCTGAGGGCACTGCCGTTTGACCGGATCAAGATCGACAAGAGCTTCGTCTCATCGATCCTCGACAATCCGGAGAGCATGGCGATCGTGAATACGATCGTGCGGCTGGGGGACAGCCTCAACCTGCCGACGACCGCGGAAGGAATCGAGGACGCCGCGATCGAGGAACGCCTGCGTGCGATCGGATGCGCGAAAGGCCAGGGGTATCTGTACGGGCGACCGCTCGGCACGGCACAGGTCCGGCGCTTGCTGGCGGAAAAGCGACTGCTGGCACAGCGCCCCGACCGCGATGCGCCGCCACCGCGAGGGATTGCGCCTCGATTGGCGAGCTAA
- the ffh gene encoding signal recognition particle protein, whose translation MFESLSDRLGGVFDRLRGRGALTEADVRSAMREVRVALLEADVALPVAREFVDKATEKAIGQNVLRSVTPGQQVVKIVSDALVEMLGSEASELELGVTPPAVIMMVGLQGSGKTTTTAKIAKRLAAGQANFGQGARERKKVLMASLDVNRPNAQEQLATLGTQIDVATLPIVQGQQPVDIARRAMQAAKLQGYDVLMLDTAGRLHVDQALMDEMKAVADVAKPAEILLVVDSLTGQDAVNVAQNFSDQVPLTGIVLTRMDGDARGGAALSMRAVTGKPIKFAGTGEKLDALEAFHPERVAGRILGMGDVVSLVERAAESIQQEDAERMAAKMAKGQFDMNDLRAQLAQMQRMGGLGALAGMIPGMKKAQGAVASVGGEKVLVHMDAMIGSMTIKERNKPELINAKRKIRIAKGSGTTVQEVNKLLKMHLEMSTAMKKIKKMGGMKGMMAMLGKGGMGGGLGGIGNAIGGPQMGDMLNKAGAGGLPGGGGGLPGLGGPKMPQMPAGFDDFLKKK comes from the coding sequence ATGTTCGAAAGCCTGAGCGATCGACTTGGCGGCGTCTTCGACCGCCTTCGCGGCCGGGGTGCGCTGACCGAAGCGGACGTGCGTTCGGCGATGCGCGAGGTGCGCGTCGCGTTGCTCGAAGCCGACGTAGCGTTGCCCGTCGCGCGTGAGTTCGTCGACAAGGCGACCGAGAAGGCGATCGGTCAGAATGTCCTGCGCTCGGTCACGCCGGGGCAGCAGGTCGTCAAGATCGTCAGCGATGCGCTGGTCGAGATGCTCGGTTCCGAGGCTTCCGAGCTGGAGCTGGGCGTTACCCCGCCGGCCGTCATCATGATGGTCGGCCTCCAGGGCTCCGGCAAGACGACCACCACCGCCAAGATCGCCAAGCGGCTGGCGGCGGGGCAGGCCAATTTCGGCCAGGGCGCTCGCGAGCGGAAAAAGGTGCTGATGGCGTCGCTCGACGTCAATCGCCCGAACGCGCAGGAGCAGCTGGCGACGCTCGGCACGCAGATCGACGTCGCGACGCTGCCGATCGTGCAGGGTCAGCAGCCGGTCGATATCGCCCGTCGCGCGATGCAGGCGGCCAAGCTGCAGGGCTATGACGTCCTGATGCTCGACACCGCGGGTCGACTCCATGTCGACCAGGCGTTGATGGACGAGATGAAGGCGGTCGCCGACGTCGCGAAGCCTGCCGAGATCCTGCTCGTCGTCGACTCCCTGACCGGCCAGGACGCGGTCAACGTGGCGCAGAACTTCTCCGACCAGGTGCCGCTGACGGGTATCGTGCTGACCCGCATGGACGGCGATGCGCGCGGCGGCGCGGCGCTGTCGATGCGCGCGGTCACCGGCAAGCCGATCAAGTTTGCTGGCACCGGCGAGAAGCTCGATGCGCTCGAGGCGTTCCACCCGGAGCGCGTCGCCGGCCGTATCCTCGGCATGGGCGACGTCGTCAGCCTGGTCGAGCGCGCCGCGGAGTCTATCCAGCAGGAAGACGCCGAGCGGATGGCTGCCAAGATGGCCAAGGGTCAGTTCGACATGAACGACCTGCGCGCCCAGCTGGCGCAGATGCAGCGGATGGGCGGGCTCGGCGCACTGGCGGGGATGATCCCCGGCATGAAGAAGGCGCAGGGCGCGGTCGCGTCGGTCGGTGGCGAAAAGGTGCTCGTGCACATGGACGCGATGATCGGATCGATGACGATCAAGGAGCGCAACAAGCCCGAACTGATCAACGCCAAGCGCAAGATCCGCATCGCCAAGGGCTCCGGGACGACCGTTCAGGAGGTCAACAAGCTGCTCAAGATGCACCTCGAAATGTCGACCGCCATGAAGAAGATCAAGAAGATGGGCGGCATGAAGGGCATGATGGCGATGCTCGGCAAGGGCGGCATGGGTGGCGGTCTCGGTGGGATCGGCAATGCGATCGGCGGACCGCAGATGGGCGACATGCTCAACAAAGCCGGCGCTGGTGGCCTGCCGGGCGGTGGCGGCGGTCTGCCGGGGCTTGGTGGCCCCAAGATGCCGCAGATGCCGGCCGGTTTCGACGATTTTCTGAAGAAGAAATAA
- the rpsP gene encoding 30S ribosomal protein S16: MAINIRLARGGSKKRPYYKIVVADARSPRDGRFIEKIGNYNPLLAKDNEQRVQLDADRAKHWLSVGAQPTDRVARFLDQAGVLERSARNNPNKGKPGEKATERAEERATKAAEAAEAEAAAKAAPATGSNEETEQVVAAEVEDATSAS; this comes from the coding sequence ATGGCAATCAACATTCGCCTCGCGCGCGGTGGCTCCAAGAAGCGTCCCTATTACAAGATCGTCGTTGCCGACGCGCGTAGCCCGCGTGATGGCCGCTTCATCGAGAAGATCGGCAACTACAACCCGCTCCTCGCCAAGGACAACGAGCAGCGCGTGCAGCTCGACGCCGATCGTGCGAAGCATTGGCTGAGCGTAGGCGCGCAGCCGACCGACCGCGTCGCGCGCTTCCTCGACCAGGCTGGTGTGCTCGAGCGTTCGGCGCGCAACAACCCGAACAAGGGCAAGCCCGGCGAGAAGGCCACCGAGCGCGCTGAAGAGCGTGCGACCAAGGCGGCTGAAGCTGCGGAGGCCGAAGCGGCTGCAAAGGCTGCACCTGCGACTGGCAGCAACGAAGAGACCGAGCAGGTCGTCGCTGCCGAAGTCGAAGACGCTACGAGCGCTTCGTAA
- the rimM gene encoding ribosome maturation factor RimM (Essential for efficient processing of 16S rRNA): protein MTLAVVIGAHGIGGEVRLKVFADNFGSYKSFNDGALSLKSARSGNNGMIARFAEVADRNAAEAMRGTELTVPRASLPPLEDGEYYHTDVIGLDVVSTDGEAIGRVVAIDNFGAGDVIEIERLPVDGKPGKRFMVPMRVEAVPEWDAERLVVEASFAAE, encoded by the coding sequence GTGACGCTTGCCGTCGTCATTGGTGCCCACGGCATCGGTGGCGAAGTGCGGCTGAAGGTCTTCGCCGATAATTTTGGAAGCTATAAGAGCTTCAATGATGGCGCGCTGTCGCTGAAGTCTGCGCGCAGCGGCAACAACGGCATGATCGCGCGGTTCGCGGAGGTCGCCGATCGCAATGCTGCCGAGGCGATGCGCGGGACCGAATTGACCGTGCCTCGGGCTTCGCTGCCGCCGCTCGAAGACGGCGAATATTATCACACCGATGTGATCGGGCTCGACGTCGTGTCGACGGATGGCGAGGCAATTGGCCGTGTCGTCGCGATCGACAATTTCGGTGCGGGCGATGTGATCGAGATCGAACGCCTTCCGGTGGACGGCAAGCCCGGCAAACGCTTCATGGTCCCGATGCGGGTCGAAGCTGTACCGGAGTGGGATGCGGAACGGCTCGTCGTAGAGGCCTCGTTCGCGGCCGAATAA
- a CDS encoding NAD(P)/FAD-dependent oxidoreductase yields MDDCIIIGAGPAGLTAAIYLARFHLSIRLFDCGSSRAALIPCTHNHAGYPEGIRGTDLLALMLAQAEKYGAVREGVRVDAIEVDDDGFTVRLGDRRARARSVLLATGVVNNRPNIPDAVHDEALEAGLFRYCPICDGYEVTDKRVGVIGTGDHGMREALFLRGYTKDVTLIAPKGGHDLDPKCEAALDEAGIVRVGGPCGNYAIEEGKLALDTVEGRMAFDSVYPALGSVIRSELAVAAGASASEDGCLEVDSHQRTSIPGLFAAGDVVKGLDQISHAMGEAGVAATTIRNMLAEQRPLRR; encoded by the coding sequence ATGGACGATTGCATCATCATCGGCGCGGGGCCGGCAGGGCTGACCGCGGCGATCTATCTCGCACGGTTTCACCTCTCGATCCGGCTGTTCGATTGCGGCAGCAGCCGCGCGGCGCTGATCCCCTGCACGCACAACCACGCCGGCTATCCCGAAGGTATCCGCGGCACCGATCTGCTCGCCTTGATGCTCGCTCAAGCGGAGAAATATGGTGCGGTGCGTGAGGGTGTCCGGGTCGATGCGATCGAGGTCGACGACGACGGCTTCACCGTGCGGCTCGGCGATCGGCGGGCCCGCGCGCGGAGCGTCCTGCTCGCCACCGGGGTCGTCAACAACCGCCCGAACATCCCCGATGCCGTTCATGACGAGGCGTTGGAGGCGGGACTGTTCCGCTACTGCCCGATCTGCGACGGCTACGAAGTCACCGACAAGCGCGTCGGCGTCATCGGCACCGGCGACCACGGCATGCGCGAAGCCCTGTTCCTCCGCGGCTACACGAAGGACGTGACGCTCATCGCTCCCAAGGGTGGCCACGACCTCGACCCAAAATGCGAGGCTGCCCTAGACGAAGCCGGGATCGTGCGCGTCGGCGGCCCCTGCGGCAACTACGCGATCGAAGAGGGCAAGCTCGCCCTCGATACGGTCGAGGGGAGGATGGCGTTCGACAGCGTCTACCCTGCGCTAGGCTCGGTGATCCGCTCGGAACTCGCCGTAGCTGCCGGTGCAAGCGCGTCCGAGGACGGGTGCCTGGAGGTCGACTCGCACCAACGCACCTCGATCCCCGGCCTGTTCGCAGCTGGCGATGTAGTGAAAGGCCTCGACCAGATCAGCCACGCAATGGGCGAAGCCGGCGTCGCCGCCACCACTATCCGCAACATGCTCGCCGAACAGCGGCCTTTGCGGAGATAG
- the trmD gene encoding tRNA (guanosine(37)-N1)-methyltransferase TrmD, giving the protein MTFAATILTLYPEMFPGPLGTSLAGRALGEGRWSCEPVQIRDFATDKHRSVDHTPAGGGAGMVLRADVVAAAVDSVADGRPVLAMTPRGRPLTQERVRELAKGPGVTILCGRFEGFDERLFEAREIEEVSIGDYILSGGEMGALVLLDACIRLLPGVMGAASSGDDESFETGLLEYPHYTRPQIWEGRTIPQVLRSGDHAKIAAWRKRRAEIDTRSRRPDLWERHEGARVQSPSGAQRHEDET; this is encoded by the coding sequence GTGACTTTCGCTGCCACGATATTGACGCTGTATCCGGAGATGTTTCCCGGCCCGCTGGGGACGTCGCTCGCCGGGCGTGCGCTAGGCGAGGGGCGGTGGTCTTGCGAGCCGGTGCAGATCCGGGACTTCGCTACCGACAAGCATCGTTCGGTTGATCATACGCCGGCGGGGGGCGGTGCCGGGATGGTGCTGCGCGCCGATGTCGTCGCCGCGGCTGTCGACAGCGTGGCGGACGGGCGTCCGGTGCTGGCGATGACTCCTCGGGGCAGGCCGCTGACCCAGGAGCGGGTCCGCGAGCTGGCCAAGGGCCCCGGCGTCACCATTCTCTGCGGGCGGTTCGAGGGCTTCGACGAGCGGCTGTTCGAGGCGCGGGAGATCGAGGAAGTCTCGATCGGCGACTACATCCTTTCGGGCGGCGAGATGGGGGCGCTGGTGCTGCTCGATGCTTGCATTCGGCTGCTGCCCGGCGTAATGGGCGCGGCTTCTAGTGGGGATGACGAGAGCTTCGAAACGGGGCTGCTCGAATATCCGCACTATACCCGACCTCAGATATGGGAAGGGCGCACGATCCCGCAGGTGCTGCGATCGGGGGATCATGCGAAGATCGCGGCATGGCGCAAACGCCGTGCGGAGATCGATACACGGTCACGGCGACCGGACCTTTGGGAGCGCCATGAGGGTGCTCGGGTCCAGTCGCCCTCTGGCGCGCAGCGACACGAGGACGAGACATGA
- the rplS gene encoding 50S ribosomal protein L19: MNLLQTIEAENIAKFLANKTIPDFRPGDTLKVGVKVVEGERTRIQNYEGVCIARSNKGMGSNFTVRKMSFGEGVERVFPLYSPNVDSIEVVRKGAVRRAKLYYLRGRTGKAARIAERRDMRPAKGTAAAE, encoded by the coding sequence ATGAACCTGTTGCAGACGATCGAAGCCGAGAACATCGCGAAGTTCCTGGCCAACAAGACGATCCCCGATTTCCGCCCTGGCGATACGCTGAAGGTCGGCGTGAAGGTCGTCGAAGGCGAGCGCACGCGTATTCAGAACTATGAGGGCGTGTGCATCGCGCGCTCGAACAAGGGCATGGGCTCGAACTTCACCGTGCGTAAGATGAGCTTCGGCGAGGGCGTCGAGCGCGTCTTCCCGCTCTACTCGCCGAACGTCGATTCGATCGAAGTCGTCCGCAAGGGCGCCGTGCGTCGCGCCAAGCTGTATTACCTGCGTGGCCGCACCGGCAAGGCAGCACGTATCGCCGAGCGTCGCGACATGCGCCCTGCCAAGGGCACCGCAGCCGCTGAGTAA